In Cotesia glomerata isolate CgM1 linkage group LG1, MPM_Cglom_v2.3, whole genome shotgun sequence, one genomic interval encodes:
- the LOC123275170 gene encoding uncharacterized protein LOC123275170, translated as MTFKLCLLVIINLIIQIESAEYDLEFLAVVFRHGDRAPDNGREQYPNDPYKYYEFFPEGHGGLTNRGKKREFDLGIYLRNRYNDFLGETCVPKKIMARSTEYDRAKMSLQLVMSALYPPKGDQVWNKNLIWQPIAFTYQPGDIDILMIPEECPKFLEELNRVKELPEVKKQVNKMRPFMQKLTLLSGKIINTTTDIYDMYHNLMAEYVMGLKLPSWTEGIFPKGALWDGITLDYKITHYNEKLRRLNGGMFVRHFTDIMTNIINNKTHNAPKINLLSGHETNVASLLNTLGVFEPHVPPYSSAVIIELLRNQTDYFVGIRHYLGIPPKSVEKQIPGCAVPCPFNDFMRIMKNVIPSDDDKICIKGVSPYRAVINKADSENIGEMLIKASFFILISIFYFCDAEIKLIQATIRHSDRNPIDGSSAFLFYPKDPYKDRDWYPDGPMELTNKGKLRAYNLGKLLREKYKDLLGPIYKPSSVYFKSIAMTRAINTAHLVAAGLFPPSSSQIWNPNLPWIPIPVYSVPTEEDVMNYAMMSCENYSIDRKKAAQEVDRLLEVIGDVQDFFDYLSLNTGVNHTRPIQGWILYHQLAAYASLGLELEPWTDKIFPDGKLVDISAIEYILQTYTDRMKRLMGGIWIKTFLDHVDDLLSGRNVERKGFFYASNEIQVGAILNTLKVYKPHIPGYASTLIFELHESNDEYYVKVVYINENNLTEFVVPGCESSVCSLETFKKVLKNVTMQSFDIDCGRKGNFSIIDL; from the exons ATGACGTTTAAATTGTGTTTACTagtcattattaatttaataatacaaattgAATCTGCTGAGTATGATCTGGAATTTTTAGCCGTA gTATTCCGACATGGAGACCGCGCACCTGATAATGGAAGAGAGCAATACCCGAATGATCCATACAAATATTATGAATTCTTCCCGGAAGGCCACGGAGGATTAACTAAT cgtgGTAAGAAGAGAGAATTCGATCTAGGTATTTATCTTCGCAATcgttacaatgactttttggGAGAAACGTGtgttccaaaaaaaataatggctCGAAGTACGGAGTACGATAGAGCTAAAATGTCTTTACAATTGGTAATGAGTGCTCTGTACCCTCCAAAAGGTGACCAAGTTTGGAATAAAAATCTCATCTGGCAACCAATTGCTTTTACTTATCAACCCGgtgatattgatattcttaTGATTCCTGAAGAATGTCCAAA atttttagaaGAGTTAAATCGAGTAAAAGAATTACcagaagtaaaaaaacaaGTAAACAAAATGCGTCCATTTATGCAAAAACTTACATTACTTTCtggtaaaattataaatacaacaACAGACATCTATGATATGTATCACAATTTGATGGCAGAGTATGTTATGGGATTAAAACTACCTTCATGGACAGAAGGAATTTTTCCTAAAGGTGCACTATGGGACGGAATCACAttagattataaaataactCATTACAATGAAAAACTTAGAAGATTAAACGGCg gaATGTTCGTTAGACACTTCACAGATATTATGACAAATATAATCAACAATAAAACTCACAACGCGCCGAAGATTAATTTACTAAGCGGACATGAAACAAACGTCGCGTCTCTTTTGAATACTCTTGGTGTATTCGAACCTCACGTGCCTCCATACAGCAGCgctgtaattattgaattacttCGTAATCAGACTGATTATTTTGTCGGAATACGACATTACTTGGGAATCCCACCAAAATCTGTGGAGAAACAAATTCCAGGATGCGCTGTTCCTTGTCCATTCAATGACTTTATGAGGATAATGAAAAATGTTATACCTTCTGACGACGATAAGATATGTATCAAAGGCGTATCTCCATATCGAGCGGTCATCAATAAAGCTGAtagtgaa aatattggtGAAATGTTAATCAAAGCAAGCTTCTTCATACTTatcagtattttttatttttgtgatgCGGAAATAAAGTTAATTCAAGCTACGATTCGACACTCTGATCGTAATCCAATTGATGGATCTtctgcatttttattttatccgaAAGATCCATATAAAGATCGCGATTGGTATCCAGATGGACCTATGGAATTaacaaat AAAGGTAAACTACGTGCATATAATCTAGGGAAATTATTAcgagaaaaatataaagattTATTGGGGCCAATATATAAACCCAGTTCTGTATATTTCAAATCAATTGCAATGACTCGAGCAATAAATACTGCGCACCTGGTAGCGGCAGGTCTTTTTCCGCCTTCATCTTCTCAAATTTGGAACCCAAACTTACCCTGGATTCCTATTCCCGTATACTCAGTACCTACGGAAGAAGACGTTATGAATTATGCTATGATGTCTTGCGAAAATTACTCCATCGACAGGAAGAAAGCTGCCCAAGAAGTAGATCGATTGCTCGAAGTCATCGGTGACGTCCAAGATTTCTTCGACTATTTGTCTTTGAATACTGGCGTTAATCACACAAGACCAATACAAGGCTGGATTCTATATCACCAATTAGCCGCctat GCGAGTCTTGGTCTTGAACTGGAGCCGTGGACGGATAAAATATTTCCTGATGGAAAGCTTGTGGATATAAGCGCAATCGAATATATTCTTCAAACTTACACTGATAGGATGAAAAGACTGATGGGGGGAATTTGgataaaaacgtttttagaccACGTTGATGATTTGCTCAGTGGAAGAAATGTTGAGCGGAAAGGATTCTTCTATGCAAGCAATGAAATTCAAGTCGGAGCGATTTTAAACACTCTTAAAGTTTATAAGCCCCATATCCCGGGGTATGCGAGCacgttaatttttgaattacatGAATCTAATGATGAATATTACGTCAag GTGGTGtatataaatgaaaacaaCCTTACAGAATTTGTGGTACCAGGTTGTGAGAGCTCAGTTTGTTCATTGGAGACATTCaagaaagttttgaaaaacGTTACAATGCAAAGTTTTGATATAGATTGTGGCCGTAAAGggaattttagtatcattgatttataa
- the LOC123275177 gene encoding venom acid phosphatase Acph-1-like yields the protein MGFKLLEFLFVTYFITHAVSMEYELKFVAVLFRHGDRTPENNEIYPTDPYLHDDYHPLGRGQLTITGKQREYKLGQVLHDLYNDFLGDIYYTKDIFARSTSIDRTRMSLQLVLSALFPPKGSQVWNESLCWQPILTSYVEEKDDTLLKPELCPLYVAEYEKLKKSPELKKELAKFRPLMQNLTLQAGKEISTTNDLFLLYNGFMALAAMNRSLPKWSEEIFPRGLLVDGANLEYKSLFYNDNLKRLRSGMVLRNITNTMKGIVDGKLKTHQKMTIFSGHDANVASLLAIFSDYSAHVPRFSSSVNVELLHKNNSYFVRVRHYLGIPSSVVDLKVPGCDIICPFNSFMKLMKKFIPSDEEAKCDNKSFTNDSEIVINYNYIKIMKINLFVFLFFYFNSYINSAIPESSLEYKHVTVVFRHGDRTPDNSEMYPNDPYKSYDFSQDGYGQLTREGKRRAYKLGQRLRTLYYNFLGDYDPKYLVARSTDYDRTKTSLQLVLAGLFPPSDSQIWNENLKWQPIPTTYAKRADDSLLVPILCPRYIAELNRVIELPEMKEEIEKFRSLMQNLTVITGKNLSTPFDFLLLYNVLMAESSMRLPLDKWATDIFPHGLLLNGTVLDYEMKNSNDDLKRLRGGMLLRNITDTMMDIINGTENVEQKITIFSGHDTNVASLLFIFGAYYPHMPEYSSSVMVELIKYDFDYYVRIRYYLGIPQVVKDIQIPGCDVFCPFNDFMVLMKNLIATDVELMCSEKS from the exons ATGggctttaaattattagaatttttatttgttacttATTTTATCACCCATGCCGTGTCAATGGAGTATGAACTAAAATTTGTCGCTGTG cttttccGACACGGAGATCGAACTCCAGAAAACAATGAAATTTATCCGACGGACCCTTATCTACACGATGACTATCACCCACTTGGTCGAGGACAATTGACAATT ACCGGCAAGCAGCGTGAGTATAAACTTGGCCAGGTTTTGCATGACCTCTACAACGACTTCCTGGgtgatatttattatacaaAAGATATATTCGCTCGAAGTACGAGTATTGATAGAACTCGCATGTCTTTGCAACTTGTGCTTTCTGCATTGTTTCCTCCAAAAGGTTCTCAAGTATGGAATGAATCTTTGTGTTGGCAACCGATTCTTACATCTTATGTTGAAGAAAAAGATGATACTCTTCTCAAACCTGAATTGTGTCCCTT GTATGTAGCAGAATAtgaaaaactcaaaaaatcaCCAGAACTAAAGAAGGAACTCGCTAAATTCCGACCACTTATGCAAAATCTCACTCTTCAAGCTGGAAAAGAAATATCAacaacaaatgatttatttttgctgTATAATGGATTTATGGCTCTGGCAGCGATGAATCGATCACTCCCTAAATGGTCTGAAGAAATTTTTCCCCGTGGATTACTCGTAGATGGAGCTAATCTCGAATACAAATCGCTGTTTTATAATGACAATCTAAAAAGATTAAGAAGCG GTATGGTTCTTCGAAATATCACAAACACAATGAAGGGTATAGTTGATGGAAAATTAAAGACCCATCAGAAAATGACAATTTTCAGTGGTCATGATGCAAATGTAGCTTCTCTTCTTGCGATCTTTAGTGATTACAGTGCCCATGTGCCTCGATTTTCAAGCAGTGTTAATGTTGAACTActgcataaaaataatagttactTTGTCAGG gtaCGCCATTATCTTGGGATTCCGTCATCGGTGGTCGATTTGAAAGTACCAGGGTGCGACATTATTTGTCCATTCAATAGCTTCATGaagttaatgaaaaaattcatacctTCAGACGAAGAAGCTAAGTGCGACAACAAAAGTTTTACAAATGATTCTGAGATTGTTATAAACTAC aattacataaaaataatgaaaattaatctgtttgtttttttatttttttatttcaattcataCATAAATTCGGCCATTCCAGAATCATCATTAGAATATAAACATGTTACCGTC gtctTTCGTCATGGAGACAGAACACCCGATAATTCTGAGATGTATCCAAATGATCCATACAAAAGTTATGACTTCTCTCAAGACGGTTATGGACAATTAACCaga GAAGGTAAGCGACGAGCTTATAAACTAGGCCAACGTTTACGCACTCTCTACTACAACTTCCTAGGAGACTATGATCCAAAATATTTAGTAGCTCGTAGTACTGATTATGACAGAACGAAAACGTCTTTGCAATTAGTCCTAGCTGGATTGTTTCCTCCAAGCGATTCACAGATTTGGAATGAGAATTTGAAATGGCAGCCAATTCCTACGACTTATGCCAAGAGAGCTGATGATTCTCTTCTAGTGCCGATTCTATGCCCCAG ATATATTGCAGAGTTGAATAGAGTAATAGAGCTTCCTGaaatgaaagaagaaatagaaaaatttcgGTCACTTATGCAGAATCTCACTGTAATTACTGGGAAAAATTTATCGACGCCTTTTGATTTCTTGCTTCTTTATAATGTTCTGATGGCTGAATCATCAATGAGATTACCGCTTGACAAATGGGCGACTGACATTTTCCCTCATGGATTATTGCTCAATGGAACTGTTTTGGATTAcgaaatgaaaaattctaaTGACGATCTCAAAAGGTTGAGAGGCG GTATGCTTCTAAGGAATATCACTGACACAATGATGGATATAATTAATGGAACTGAAAATGtagaacaaaaaataacaatcttCAGCGGGCATGATACCAATGTTGCGTCACTTCTCTTCATTTTTGGAGCGTACTATCCTCATATGCCCGAATATTCAAGTAGTGTGATggttgaattaataaaatacgaCTTTGATTATTATGTTAGA atacgTTATTATTTGGGGATCCCGCAAGTAGTAAAGGATATTCAAATTCCAGGATGTGATGTTTTTTGTCCATTCAATGATTTTATGGTTTTAATGAAGAATTTAATAGCCACTGATGTTGAATTAATGTGTAGCGAAAAAAGTTAA